The Brevibacillus brevis genome contains a region encoding:
- a CDS encoding YbjQ family protein, which translates to MIVTTTSMIQGKEVEEYLDIVSGEVIMGANVVRDFLAGITDIIGGRSGSYESKLSEGRELALREMKEKARVLGANAVIGVDLDFETLREGMMMVIATGTAVRVK; encoded by the coding sequence ATGATCGTAACTACTACCAGCATGATCCAAGGAAAAGAAGTGGAAGAGTATCTGGATATCGTCAGCGGAGAGGTAATCATGGGCGCAAACGTAGTCCGTGACTTTCTCGCAGGGATTACGGACATCATCGGAGGCAGAAGTGGCTCGTATGAGAGCAAGCTCTCAGAAGGTCGTGAACTGGCCTTGCGTGAAATGAAAGAAAAAGCACGAGTATTAGGTGCAAACGCAGTAATTGGGGTTGATCTCGACTTCGAAACATTGCGAGAAGGTATGATGATGGTTATTGCCACAGGCACAGCAGTCCGTGTGAAGTAA
- a CDS encoding SCP2 sterol-binding domain-containing protein, whose amino-acid sequence MQVQNTLQDLSNRINAQPQGIAGLHAVYHFVLSGEEGGTYEVVFADNQADYKMGVTREAGCKLELSDKDFIKLVEGRLNPTVAFVTGKLKISGEMGLSFKLQTILHHYQSQK is encoded by the coding sequence ATGCAGGTACAAAACACTCTTCAGGATTTATCGAATAGAATAAACGCTCAGCCACAAGGAATCGCTGGATTACATGCGGTTTACCATTTTGTCCTAAGTGGAGAAGAGGGGGGCACCTACGAGGTTGTGTTTGCTGATAATCAAGCGGACTACAAGATGGGTGTGACAAGGGAAGCAGGCTGCAAGCTGGAGTTATCTGACAAAGATTTTATTAAGCTCGTAGAGGGACGCTTGAATCCTACCGTTGCTTTTGTAACAGGTAAGCTAAAAATTAGCGGAGAAATGGGACTTTCGTTTAAATTGCAAACAATCTTGCATCACTATCAATCACAAAAATAA
- a CDS encoding AlbA family DNA-binding domain-containing protein yields the protein MRHICSLIAMVSQLEEQSVHFDFYQEIRRPKPERQLLKHHVQLPRHYFDYLIHSGVLEVETDAPYQPGKIMPASIGMNIRSLGGNVLFDMCFAPQTYKLWQNTDASIEDLSLPADIFEEYVYRLGAISRFRYLGRIDDPVTATKLGENDMIEFKRDFLYSKTGIIKSIVAFANSNNGNLFLGITDEGTVCGIDHEIEQYGDPDKYILAITQYIQDKTSPFVTPFPKISLKKIDGKTVVAIFVEASSDLICGLDKNNEKYVVIRTNNRSVVVKDPHQIGEIYVKRKLGSEISRRLGLL from the coding sequence ATGCGCCATATTTGTTCACTGATTGCGATGGTAAGCCAACTGGAAGAACAATCTGTGCATTTTGATTTTTATCAAGAAATCAGACGACCCAAGCCAGAACGTCAGTTATTAAAGCATCATGTACAATTACCGCGTCATTATTTCGATTATTTAATTCATTCAGGAGTATTGGAAGTAGAAACAGATGCCCCTTATCAGCCGGGGAAGATCATGCCTGCTTCCATCGGTATGAACATACGCTCGCTCGGTGGAAACGTATTGTTTGACATGTGCTTTGCTCCACAAACATATAAATTGTGGCAAAACACGGATGCAAGCATAGAAGACCTTTCTTTGCCTGCTGATATATTTGAAGAATATGTCTATCGCTTAGGCGCCATCAGTCGCTTTCGCTATTTAGGCCGAATTGATGATCCCGTAACCGCAACAAAACTTGGTGAAAACGACATGATTGAATTCAAACGCGACTTTCTTTATTCGAAGACGGGAATTATTAAGTCTATTGTGGCGTTTGCGAATTCAAACAACGGGAATTTATTTTTAGGTATCACAGATGAGGGGACAGTGTGCGGGATTGACCATGAGATCGAGCAGTATGGAGACCCGGACAAATACATTCTTGCCATTACGCAATATATCCAAGATAAGACGTCACCGTTTGTGACCCCATTTCCAAAAATTTCGTTGAAAAAAATAGATGGGAAAACGGTTGTAGCTATTTTTGTAGAAGCCTCGTCTGATTTGATTTGTGGTTTGGACAAAAATAATGAAAAATATGTGGTTATTCGTACGAACAATCGCTCCGTTGTCGTGAAAGATCCGCACCAAATTGGTGAAATTTACGTGAAACGAAAGCTTGGCAGTGAGATCAGCCGTCGATTGGGACTTCTGTAG
- the sucC gene encoding ADP-forming succinate--CoA ligase subunit beta — translation MNIHEYQGKEILKQYGVKVPEGRVAFTVEEAVEAAKELGTQVNVVKAQIHAGGRGKAGGVKVAKNLDEVRTYASEILGKVLVTHQTGPEGKEVKRLLIEQGCDIKKEYYVGVVVDRATGSVVMMASEEGGMDIEEVAANTPEKIFKEVVDPVTGLNGFQARRLAYAINIPKELINKAAKFMMSLYQAFVDKDASIAEINPLVVTGDGEVMALDAKLNFDSNALYRHPDIVALRDLDEEDEKEIEASKFDLSYIALDGNIGCMVNGAGLAMATMDIVKFYGGDPANFLDVGGGATEEKVTEAFKIILRDEKVKGIFVNIFGGIMKCDVIANGVVNAAKQIKLDKPLVVRLEGTNVDLGKKILNESGLNIVAAESMADGAEKIVSLVK, via the coding sequence ATGAACATTCATGAGTATCAAGGTAAAGAGATACTTAAGCAGTACGGTGTAAAAGTTCCTGAAGGACGCGTAGCTTTCACAGTGGAAGAAGCTGTTGAAGCAGCGAAAGAACTGGGCACCCAAGTAAACGTAGTAAAAGCGCAAATTCACGCTGGTGGCCGTGGAAAGGCTGGCGGGGTAAAGGTTGCAAAAAATCTTGATGAAGTTCGTACATATGCCAGCGAAATTCTTGGCAAAGTACTGGTTACTCATCAAACAGGTCCAGAAGGTAAAGAAGTTAAGCGCCTTCTGATCGAGCAAGGCTGCGACATCAAGAAAGAATACTACGTGGGTGTAGTTGTTGACCGTGCTACTGGAAGCGTTGTAATGATGGCTTCCGAAGAGGGCGGTATGGACATCGAGGAAGTAGCAGCAAACACTCCAGAAAAAATCTTCAAAGAAGTAGTTGATCCAGTAACAGGTCTGAATGGCTTCCAAGCTCGTCGCCTGGCTTACGCAATCAACATTCCAAAAGAATTGATTAACAAAGCTGCCAAGTTCATGATGAGCTTGTACCAAGCTTTTGTTGATAAAGATGCTTCTATCGCTGAAATCAACCCACTGGTTGTAACTGGCGACGGTGAAGTAATGGCACTGGATGCGAAACTGAACTTCGACAGCAACGCTCTCTATCGTCACCCTGACATCGTAGCTCTGCGCGACCTGGATGAAGAAGATGAGAAAGAAATCGAAGCTTCCAAGTTCGATCTGTCCTACATCGCACTTGATGGTAACATCGGTTGCATGGTAAATGGTGCAGGTCTGGCGATGGCAACAATGGATATCGTGAAATTCTACGGTGGAGACCCAGCTAACTTCCTTGACGTTGGTGGCGGAGCTACTGAAGAGAAAGTAACGGAAGCGTTTAAAATTATTCTCCGTGACGAAAAAGTAAAAGGTATTTTCGTCAACATCTTCGGCGGCATCATGAAATGCGACGTTATCGCAAACGGCGTAGTGAATGCAGCAAAACAAATCAAATTGGACAAACCTCTCGTTGTACGTCTCGAAGGTACAAACGTAGATTTGGGTAAGAAAATCCTCAATGAGTCCGGTTTGAACATTGTAGCTGCAGAATCTATGGCGGATGGCGCTGAGAAAATCGTATCCTTGGTGAAGTAA
- the sucD gene encoding succinate--CoA ligase subunit alpha: MSILVNKNTKVITQGITGATGLFHTRGAVEYGTQMVGGVTPGKGGTEVDGIPIFNTVKEAVEATGATASVIYVAPPFAADAIMEAVDAELDLVICITEGIPVLDMVKVKRYMEGKKTLLVGPNCPGVITPGECKIGIMPGYIHVPGKVGIVSRSGTLTYEAVHQTSTRGLGQSTAVGIGGDPVKGMEFIDVLKMFNEDPDTEAVIMLGEIGGTAEEEAAEWIAANMKKPVVGFIGGQTAPEGKRMGHAGAIISGGKGTAAEKIAKLEECGIRVAKTPAVIGETLVELLKERGMLEKVMGK, translated from the coding sequence ATGAGTATTCTCGTTAATAAAAATACAAAAGTAATTACGCAAGGGATTACGGGTGCAACTGGTCTGTTCCACACTCGCGGAGCCGTTGAATACGGTACACAAATGGTGGGCGGTGTAACACCTGGTAAAGGTGGAACCGAAGTTGACGGTATTCCAATTTTCAACACAGTAAAAGAAGCGGTTGAAGCAACTGGTGCAACTGCATCCGTTATCTACGTTGCTCCTCCTTTCGCTGCTGACGCGATCATGGAAGCAGTTGATGCTGAACTGGATCTGGTAATCTGCATCACTGAAGGTATCCCAGTTCTGGACATGGTGAAAGTTAAGCGCTACATGGAAGGCAAGAAAACCCTTCTCGTAGGTCCTAACTGCCCTGGCGTAATTACTCCAGGTGAGTGCAAAATCGGTATCATGCCTGGTTACATCCACGTTCCAGGTAAAGTGGGTATCGTATCTCGCTCCGGTACCTTGACTTATGAAGCAGTTCACCAAACTTCTACTCGCGGCCTTGGTCAATCCACAGCTGTGGGTATCGGTGGAGACCCAGTAAAAGGTATGGAGTTCATCGACGTACTGAAAATGTTCAACGAAGATCCAGACACAGAAGCAGTTATCATGCTGGGTGAAATCGGTGGTACTGCGGAAGAAGAAGCAGCAGAGTGGATCGCTGCTAACATGAAAAAACCAGTTGTAGGTTTCATCGGGGGACAAACTGCTCCTGAAGGAAAACGTATGGGCCACGCTGGTGCGATCATCTCTGGCGGTAAAGGTACAGCTGCTGAGAAAATTGCGAAGCTCGAAGAATGTGGTATTCGCGTAGCGAAAACACCTGCAGTTATCGGTGAAACACTTGTTGAATTGCTGAAAGAGCGCGGTATGCTCGAGAAAGTAATGGGCAAGTAA
- the dprA gene encoding DNA-processing protein DprA, with product MEKAKLDERDWLYVLTMISGLGRKKIREIFEITGSFQVAIENWHELARQLRLTSLITRQVDKQSNEASAIALLEKREEERTRFLCPFDDTYPVSLRNIPDSPLTLFYRGDHTLLEKLSIGVVGSRKPTPYGRASCSFFVRELVQAGLVIVSGVAYGIDAEAHQATLKAGGKTIGVLGCGMNHVYPSRHRELYREIESFGLLLSEYPPHIPPVSGLFPERNRIISGLSIGVLVVEAAEKSGSLITADCALEQGKEVFAIPGPIFSLMSAGPHNLIKQGAKLVTCSNDIWEEIKHHLPEAEQMQQVEKRKTNDVVPLSNEEKAIVEALTYDGIHLDELMSSLEKDQRRMLHQLVIRLEAKGAIVALPGGYFARR from the coding sequence TTGGAAAAGGCGAAGCTCGACGAGAGAGACTGGCTGTATGTATTAACGATGATATCAGGGTTGGGAAGAAAGAAAATCCGAGAAATTTTTGAAATCACAGGTTCTTTTCAGGTTGCCATCGAAAATTGGCATGAGCTGGCACGCCAGCTCAGATTGACTTCCTTGATCACTAGGCAGGTTGACAAACAAAGCAATGAAGCTTCAGCTATAGCACTATTGGAAAAGCGTGAAGAAGAGCGAACGCGCTTCTTATGTCCTTTTGACGATACATATCCTGTTTCGCTCCGCAATATCCCCGATTCTCCGTTGACGTTGTTTTACCGTGGCGATCACACATTATTGGAAAAATTGTCGATTGGCGTCGTTGGTTCGCGCAAACCGACACCATATGGAAGAGCGAGCTGTAGCTTTTTTGTCCGAGAGCTGGTACAAGCAGGTCTTGTTATTGTCTCAGGGGTCGCGTATGGAATTGATGCGGAAGCCCACCAAGCTACGTTGAAAGCAGGGGGCAAGACCATTGGTGTGCTCGGTTGCGGTATGAATCACGTTTATCCTTCTCGGCATCGAGAACTTTATCGTGAAATTGAATCTTTTGGCCTACTCCTCAGCGAATATCCACCTCATATTCCACCTGTTTCAGGATTGTTTCCAGAGCGAAATCGTATCATAAGTGGACTATCTATCGGTGTATTAGTGGTAGAAGCAGCAGAAAAAAGCGGATCTTTGATTACGGCAGACTGTGCACTTGAGCAGGGCAAAGAAGTTTTTGCAATTCCTGGTCCAATTTTTTCATTGATGAGTGCGGGACCGCATAACTTGATCAAACAAGGTGCAAAGCTAGTAACGTGCAGTAACGATATCTGGGAGGAAATTAAGCATCATCTTCCAGAAGCTGAGCAGATGCAGCAGGTCGAAAAAAGAAAGACAAACGATGTTGTTCCCTTATCTAATGAAGAAAAAGCGATTGTGGAAGCCCTAACATATGATGGCATTCATCTGGATGAGTTAATGAGCAGTTTAGAAAAAGACCAACGCAGGATGCTGCATCAGCTGGTCATTCGTTTGGAAGCAAAAGGGGCTATTGTGGCACTTCCTGGCGGTTATTTTGCACGGCGATAG
- the topA gene encoding type I DNA topoisomerase encodes MADTLVIVESPTKAKTIGKYLGSKYIVKASIGHVRDLPKSQMGVDVTRNFEPKYITIRGKGDVLKGLKDAAKKVKKVYLAADPDREGEAIAWHLAQYLGLDLNQPLRVVFNEITKDAIKEAFKHPRHINMDLVNAQQARRILDRLVGYNISPILWKKVRKGLSAGRVQSVAVKLIMDREREIQEFIPEEYWTIASTLISDGKEINAKFYGYGDEKVELHSEDDVAAVLKRMKNKPYVVQKVTKRERKRNPAPPFITSSLQQEAARKLNFRTSKTMRIAQELYEGIDVGNKEGAVGLITYMRTDSTRLSATAQNEAREYILEKYGQDYVLSEPRNQAKNENAQDAHEAIRPTGVMRTPDEIKEYLSRDQLRLYRLIWERFLASQMSSAVLDTMSVDIDAGGVTFRATGSKVKFPGFMKVYIEGNDDGAEEESFLPPIEEGQILEQKEIEPSQHFTQPPPRFSEARMLKTMEEMGIGRPSTYAPTLETIQKRGYVALEEKRFVPTELGEIVITLVEEFFPEILNVEFTAHMESGLDNIEAGTTNWVQVLDDFYQDFAKRVVVAEEEMKEVELKVEESDESCELCGRVMVYKLGRFGKFLACSGFPDCRNTKPIVKEIGVKCPQCETGEIIERKSKKSRIFYGCNQYPECDFVSWDKPIARPCPKCSSMLVEKKRKKQGVSIVCTKCDYQEEADS; translated from the coding sequence ATGGCTGATACGCTAGTAATCGTAGAATCCCCTACGAAGGCCAAAACCATTGGAAAATACCTGGGTAGTAAATATATCGTGAAAGCGTCTATCGGGCATGTACGCGATTTGCCGAAAAGTCAAATGGGTGTAGACGTTACGCGTAATTTTGAACCCAAATACATAACCATTCGCGGCAAAGGCGATGTATTGAAAGGCTTAAAAGATGCTGCTAAAAAAGTAAAAAAAGTATATCTCGCAGCCGACCCGGATCGCGAAGGGGAGGCAATTGCTTGGCATTTGGCACAATACTTGGGACTTGATTTGAATCAACCGCTTCGTGTGGTATTTAATGAGATTACCAAAGATGCCATCAAAGAAGCATTCAAGCATCCACGACACATAAACATGGACTTGGTAAATGCTCAACAGGCACGTCGCATTCTCGACAGACTCGTGGGCTACAATATCAGTCCAATTCTATGGAAAAAGGTTCGAAAAGGCTTGAGTGCCGGACGTGTTCAATCGGTTGCGGTTAAGCTTATCATGGATCGTGAGCGTGAGATCCAAGAGTTTATCCCGGAAGAGTATTGGACGATTGCGAGTACATTAATTAGCGACGGAAAAGAAATTAACGCTAAGTTCTATGGTTATGGCGATGAAAAGGTTGAGCTTCATTCGGAAGATGATGTAGCAGCGGTATTGAAACGAATGAAGAACAAACCCTACGTGGTACAAAAGGTAACGAAGCGTGAGCGTAAGCGCAATCCTGCACCTCCTTTTATCACGAGTTCTTTACAGCAAGAGGCAGCGCGTAAGCTGAACTTCCGCACTTCTAAGACCATGCGAATTGCTCAAGAGCTCTATGAGGGGATTGACGTTGGCAATAAAGAAGGCGCAGTTGGTTTGATTACCTATATGCGTACAGACTCTACTCGCCTATCTGCAACAGCACAGAACGAAGCAAGAGAATACATACTTGAGAAATATGGGCAAGACTATGTATTATCTGAGCCACGCAATCAGGCGAAAAACGAAAATGCTCAAGACGCTCACGAAGCGATTCGTCCAACAGGTGTGATGCGTACACCAGATGAGATCAAGGAATACTTGTCGAGAGATCAATTGCGCTTGTATCGATTAATCTGGGAGCGTTTCCTTGCCAGTCAAATGTCATCCGCTGTTCTTGATACGATGAGCGTAGATATTGACGCAGGTGGAGTTACCTTCAGAGCAACAGGATCAAAAGTGAAGTTCCCAGGATTTATGAAGGTATATATTGAAGGAAACGATGATGGCGCAGAAGAAGAAAGCTTCCTTCCGCCGATTGAAGAAGGACAAATCCTCGAACAAAAAGAAATCGAGCCGAGTCAGCACTTTACACAGCCACCACCTCGATTCTCTGAAGCGCGCATGCTTAAAACGATGGAAGAGATGGGAATTGGACGTCCGTCTACCTATGCGCCTACATTAGAGACCATTCAAAAGCGGGGCTATGTGGCATTGGAAGAGAAGCGATTTGTCCCGACTGAATTGGGCGAGATTGTGATCACGCTTGTCGAGGAGTTTTTCCCGGAGATTCTCAACGTAGAATTCACTGCGCATATGGAGTCGGGTTTAGATAATATCGAAGCAGGAACCACCAATTGGGTGCAGGTGCTGGACGATTTTTATCAAGACTTTGCAAAGCGCGTAGTTGTTGCAGAAGAAGAAATGAAAGAAGTAGAGCTGAAAGTCGAAGAATCGGATGAATCATGTGAGCTTTGCGGCCGTGTGATGGTTTATAAGCTTGGTCGATTTGGCAAGTTTTTAGCTTGTTCCGGATTCCCGGATTGTCGTAATACGAAGCCGATTGTAAAAGAAATCGGCGTAAAGTGTCCGCAGTGTGAAACCGGAGAGATTATCGAACGTAAATCTAAGAAGAGTCGTATTTTTTACGGCTGCAATCAATATCCGGAATGCGATTTTGTATCGTGGGACAAACCGATTGCCAGACCTTGTCCAAAATGCTCCAGCATGCTCGTGGAGAAAAAGCGCAAGAAGCAAGGAGTTAGCATTGTTTGCACCAAGTGTGATTATCAAGAAGAGGCAGACTCCTAA
- the trmFO gene encoding FADH(2)-oxidizing methylenetetrahydrofolate--tRNA-(uracil(54)-C(5))-methyltransferase TrmFO, giving the protein MSQPTITVVGAGLAGSEAAWQIAQAGVKVKLYEMRPKTQTPAHHTDKFAELVCSNSLRANTLTNAVGVLKEEMRRLNSVIIDSADRCAVPAGGALAVDRHEFAAHVTDAVRNHPLVEVISEEITEIPDGIVVIATGPLTSPALSTKLKELTGEEYLYFYDAAAPIIEKDSIDMNKVFVASRYDKGEAAYLNCPMTEEEFNRFYDALISAETVPLKEFEKEIFFEGCMPIEVLAKRGHKTMTFGPMKPVGLVDPRTGKKSYAVVQLRQDNSAATLYNIVGFQTHLKWPDQKRVFSLIPGLENCEIVRYGVMHRNTFINSPKLLKPTYQYKDRETLFFAGQMTGVEGYVESAASGLLAGINAARLAKGEELIELPPETIMGSMARYITTADPKHFQPMNANFGLVPEWPERIRDKRLKNEKLAERALDTIQNFTQERHN; this is encoded by the coding sequence ATGTCACAACCAACAATTACAGTAGTGGGCGCTGGCCTCGCTGGTAGTGAGGCAGCATGGCAAATCGCGCAGGCAGGTGTAAAAGTAAAGCTATATGAAATGAGGCCGAAGACACAAACACCTGCTCACCATACCGATAAATTTGCAGAGTTGGTATGCAGTAATTCATTGCGTGCTAACACGTTGACGAATGCAGTGGGTGTATTAAAAGAAGAAATGCGTCGATTGAACTCTGTCATTATTGATTCGGCAGATCGTTGCGCGGTTCCAGCTGGAGGCGCGCTTGCCGTAGACAGACACGAATTCGCGGCTCATGTTACAGATGCTGTTCGTAATCATCCTTTGGTTGAGGTCATTTCGGAAGAGATTACCGAAATTCCTGATGGGATCGTAGTAATTGCGACGGGGCCACTTACTTCTCCAGCTTTGTCTACAAAGTTAAAAGAACTGACGGGTGAAGAATATCTGTACTTCTATGATGCGGCTGCGCCCATTATCGAGAAAGACTCGATTGATATGAACAAGGTATTCGTTGCTTCCAGATATGATAAAGGGGAAGCAGCCTACCTAAACTGCCCGATGACAGAAGAGGAGTTCAATCGTTTCTATGATGCGTTGATCTCTGCAGAAACAGTTCCATTGAAGGAATTTGAAAAGGAAATCTTCTTCGAAGGCTGCATGCCGATTGAAGTATTGGCAAAGCGTGGGCACAAAACCATGACATTTGGTCCCATGAAGCCAGTAGGCCTGGTTGATCCGCGGACAGGCAAAAAGTCTTATGCGGTTGTACAGCTTCGTCAGGACAATAGTGCTGCGACATTGTATAACATCGTAGGTTTCCAGACCCATCTGAAATGGCCGGATCAAAAAAGAGTCTTTTCACTCATTCCTGGGTTGGAAAACTGCGAAATCGTTCGTTATGGTGTCATGCACCGCAACACCTTTATCAACTCGCCAAAACTGTTGAAGCCTACGTATCAGTATAAAGATCGGGAAACTCTTTTCTTTGCAGGTCAAATGACTGGTGTAGAAGGATATGTGGAGTCAGCGGCATCTGGTTTGCTTGCGGGGATCAATGCAGCACGACTCGCAAAAGGGGAAGAATTGATCGAGCTTCCGCCAGAAACCATTATGGGCAGCATGGCTCGTTACATTACAACGGCAGATCCAAAGCATTTCCAGCCAATGAACGCAAACTTCGGGTTGGTACCGGAATGGCCAGAAAGAATCCGAGACAAGCGTTTGAAAAATGAAAAGCTCGCTGAACGGGCGCTAGATACAATTCAGAATTTTACACAAGAACGACACAATTAA
- the xerC gene encoding tyrosine recombinase XerC: MDISHQNSADIEMFTRYLRVEKNASPHTVKQYVADISEFVSFMEQHQIPVFAAVSYLHGRSFLAQLAGRGLSRRSIARKLSSLRSLYRFLLREGQLEQNPFQLVSTPKMEKKLPSFLYPQEVQAFFDLPDTTTPLGIRDRLIFELLYASGMRVTELTTLSVNDVNPSMGVALVYGKGAKERYVPVGSYACDVLRQYLEYGREKLLAGKVEHGNLLVNYRGEPLSDRSVRRIVDKYVETYALQLRVSPHTFRHTFATHMLNGGADLRTVQELLGHVNVSTTQVYTHVTKERLRHVYDTAHPRANPGNTGSANRT; encoded by the coding sequence ATGGACATTTCGCATCAAAATTCTGCGGATATTGAGATGTTTACCCGCTATTTGCGAGTTGAAAAAAACGCCTCTCCTCATACGGTGAAGCAGTATGTGGCAGATATCAGCGAATTTGTCTCCTTTATGGAACAGCACCAAATCCCCGTATTTGCTGCTGTTTCTTATTTGCATGGTCGCTCCTTTCTCGCGCAATTGGCTGGCAGGGGGCTTTCCCGGCGAAGTATTGCCCGCAAGCTATCCAGTTTGCGTAGCTTGTACCGATTTCTGTTGCGTGAAGGTCAACTGGAACAGAATCCATTTCAACTAGTCTCCACTCCCAAAATGGAGAAGAAACTTCCTTCCTTTTTATATCCGCAAGAAGTTCAAGCTTTTTTCGATCTGCCTGATACAACCACTCCACTGGGAATTCGTGATCGGCTGATTTTTGAACTGTTGTATGCAAGCGGCATGCGTGTTACGGAGCTCACCACTTTATCTGTGAATGATGTGAATCCGAGCATGGGAGTCGCCTTGGTTTATGGAAAAGGAGCGAAAGAACGGTATGTGCCGGTTGGAAGTTATGCCTGCGACGTTCTTCGGCAATACCTAGAATATGGAAGAGAAAAACTGTTGGCTGGAAAAGTAGAACACGGCAATTTGCTGGTTAATTATCGGGGAGAACCGTTATCCGACCGCAGTGTTCGGCGGATTGTAGACAAATACGTAGAAACGTACGCTCTTCAATTGCGGGTTTCACCACATACCTTTCGTCATACGTTTGCGACCCATATGTTAAACGGCGGCGCTGATCTGCGTACCGTGCAAGAATTACTGGGACACGTCAATGTTTCGACGACACAGGTGTACACGCATGTAACCAAAGAGCGACTTCGGCATGTATATGACACCGCTCACCCACGAGCAAACCCGGGCAATACAGGTTCCGCCAATCGGACATAA
- the hslV gene encoding ATP-dependent protease subunit HslV, whose protein sequence is MEQFHATTIFAVQHNGSVAMAGDGQVTFGNSMVMKHGAKKVRRLYRGEVLAGFAGSVADAITLFEKFEGKLEEYHGNLQRAAVELAKEWRMDKILRRLEAMMIVANKEHLLLISGNGEIIEPDDGILAIGSGGSFALAAGRALKTYAPHLGAREIAEASLRTAAEICVFTNNNLVVDELN, encoded by the coding sequence ATGGAACAGTTTCACGCAACAACCATATTTGCTGTACAGCACAATGGGTCTGTAGCGATGGCCGGAGATGGTCAGGTTACTTTTGGCAACAGCATGGTAATGAAGCACGGTGCCAAAAAAGTAAGACGTCTATATCGCGGCGAAGTTTTAGCAGGATTCGCTGGCTCTGTTGCTGATGCGATTACGCTTTTTGAGAAGTTTGAAGGAAAGCTGGAGGAGTATCACGGGAATCTGCAGCGAGCTGCTGTAGAGCTGGCGAAAGAGTGGCGCATGGATAAAATTTTGCGTCGTTTGGAAGCGATGATGATTGTTGCCAATAAGGAGCATTTGCTGCTTATTTCCGGAAATGGCGAAATCATTGAGCCTGATGATGGGATTCTTGCAATTGGTTCTGGCGGTAGCTTTGCCCTTGCAGCAGGTCGTGCATTGAAAACATATGCGCCTCATCTCGGCGCACGTGAAATTGCGGAAGCATCGCTTCGTACCGCTGCTGAAATTTGCGTGTTCACAAACAACAATCTTGTTGTGGATGAGTTGAATTGA